In the Uranotaenia lowii strain MFRU-FL chromosome 1, ASM2978415v1, whole genome shotgun sequence genome, GCATCGGCCGAAGCGAAGGTGTGTCTTTTGAAGCGGTCATTACTATCACTATCAATAAACGTGAAAAAGGAAACGTAAATTAAAACTGAACCGGAAAGTCCTAGCCGGCGTTAAAATGCGTTCGGCTCGTTGAGCTCTAGCTGAGAggatcaaaacaaatcaaaacaaatgacGTTTCCCTgcacgctagaaattattaaaccatttatcattcaaaaataaccatttttgaccttttcccgggaaatgtcattttatgagttctccatgagaagtcataaaatgacttctacGGGAGAActtcgaatatggttatttttcaaccgaacgGGGTTTTGGAggagaagttaaaaaatggttatttttcaaccgttcTTTTCAGGGcagtttttagcattttttaaagttatcgaCATACTTAGGAAAAATACGGTTTTTCGTATTAGTTTCTTTATTTCTTGTGAGTAATAAatgccatttcaataacaagatatttttatcgaagtaaataaaaaataatctgaatTTTTATGCAGGAACAGAAAATTTCAGGCTGGGAACAGCAACAAATAGCCTTAACACCCGTGGTAACAGAAGTTCCCCCGTGGCGGAAGTGGTGATCTCGTGTACCTTGGTGACATTCTGTAAAGCCGTGTAGCTCTAGCGGATAGGCTATTCCAATCTGCTGTTATTCAAGGAGGTTCCGGCAGGTGATGGTTTTTGCTAAAGTGATGGCCCATTTAAGCTCCTTCCGGATAGTAAAAAAAGTTCGTATAACAAAAACTTTTCTTCCACCTGCTGCTGTTGGAGAAATGATCGAAGGATGTGTGCTGTTGGATTGCCCTAACGGAGGCGGCCTAGTTGGAGCGTTTTGATTGTGTCATTCCAGAAGACAATCATTAGTTTTTTTAGGTTGAAATTATCTGGCGCTACTGACGTGttctgaaatacaaaaaaaaaatcatgtagtaACCAACCTTGTTAATCCTGTGGAAGGGCTATcacatttgcaaaaataatggGAATAGTTATCATCGGAAGTATCCTCCAGTCCTCGATTTCGTGAGGTACTTAAAATCTTTCACAAAGAACgagaaatatgattttttttcttccgtctGCTGCTGCTGTGGCCAGGTAACTTTAGTGAGCCCTCGCAATCTGGTTGTTTCGATGCTATCAGTTTTTTAATTGGACCTGAAGCGATGTCCATTCGGTGtcctgaaattgtttttttgttgattatAGAGATTATTGTTATGACAAAAACTTACAGCACATCACTTACTTTTCATGATCTCCTACGGATGCAATAAAATAAACTTGATAACTTAATTGAGTCCGGGAAAAATAGATTTCTAAAATGCGTTCGGCTGCACCATTGGAcgctttcaaaatggcgatgaaAAGACGTCAAATTATTCAACCATTTTATGGTTAATACTCGAGAACTtccaaaatggttgaaatttatcttggaaaaaatcataaaaaacaaccatattggTAGTTTTGAGGCaaatgtcataaaatggttatttttgagccaAATATGGTTATATAAATATGAGCgtgtgttgtttttgttttcgaacCAGTCGAAGGGCGCACTAATTCACAATTACATTATTTCGAACTGCCATCTATATGTCGAAAAGGAACCTTACTTTTGGATAGGGTGCTTCATAAGGTAatcgttgaaaaataaacaaacattaaaaaattggaaattgaaatttcaaccaAACTTAACAAAAACCAGGATTTCGATTCCAGAATGTCTAGCAAAANNNNNNNNNNNNNNNNNNNNNNNNNNNNNNNNNNNNNNNNNNNNNNNNNNNNNNNNNNNNNNNNNNNNNNNNNNNNNNNNNNNNNNNNNNNNNNNNNNNNNNNNNNNNNNNNNNNNNNNNNNNNNNNNNNNNNNNNNNNNNNNNNNNNNNNNNNNNNNNNNNNNNNNNNNNNNNNNNNNNNNNNNNNNNNNNNNNNNNNNNNNNNNNNNNNNNNNNNNNNNNNNNNNNNNNNNNNNNNNNNNNNNNNNNNNNNNNNNNNNNNNNNNNNNNNNNNNNNNNNNNNNNNNNNNNNNNNNNNNNNNNNNNNNNNNNNNNNNNNNNNNNNNNNNNNNNNNNNNNNNNNNNNNNNNNNNNNNNNNNNNNNNNNNNNNNNNNNNNNNNNNNNNNNNNNNNNNNNNNNNNNNNNNNNNNNNNNNNNNNNNNNNNNNNNNNNNNNNNNNNNNNNNNNNNNNNNNNNNNNNNNNNNNNNNNNNNNNNNNNNNNNNNNNNNNNNNNNNNNNAAGTTTTGCTTTTTTCCGTTTCTGTTTTTTGTAGAAAACTGTTTAGgtattaacacaaaatttgtttaaaacttttgttttttttaatttcttgtaatttgtgtcatatttatttttaatttgcctgtggttttttttgcaatttggatatttttttaaaatttattcatgttttttatgcaattttgtcaacttgatcctttttcaaatttttgtcgattttatgatttgtaatttttgtttatttgtcttgacatttttgtcagtttttgccatttttgtcatagttgtcattttaatgtttttttttgccatttcggTCAATTTCGTACATTCTATTTGGCAATTTCGCATCCCAAATCATTTTCACCATTTTGGTCACTTTCgtctttttccttattttgttttatcggtaatttttgccatatttgttatttttcgtcggtttatcatttttgccatactttttcgtttttgtaaacttttaaatttcttgccattttttcatttcttgaatttttgaatttgtctaTCAATTGTATTTATATTATTTgcgattttcaatgtttctatactttcgtagtttttgccaattttatcgtttttgtaaatttcgttattttttttctatttttaacatgttaatcatttttgtcaagtttagtgatttggtcattttgttatttttttaaatttttatcattttttctcatccttttttttttttttgttattcatgttgtttttgagaattaaattttttatataatttgtgaagttttcgtattttttctgttatttttgtcgttattgTTTTCATAGCTcattattgccatttttgtggCTTTATTTATgttaagggatgaatcatctaataagataaaaattccttgaaaaaaaattatataaaaattttgtagtttttgtttttttttgtcatatttgtgtttttagtcgttttagttctgattttgtgatatttttcatttttgttttcatttcgtaatttttaattttttttttttgtgatgacacttttgattttctttttgtcattttgattataaactggaatttctttcatttaaaaaagtaacCAACGGTCTGTCGTGAATTGAAAtcgtttttattaaaattctttcttcgccgttactttttttaaattgtttgtttcaTTCTGCATGAAAGTGCAAATATGTGTTCTGGTATGTACTGtcatgtgtgtgtgtgggtgctAATTgtgaatgtaatttttgtagctaGCGCAAGTTAAGCGAGATTTCTTCTGTCAGAAATGGCACATTCGTAATTTTGTCATCTGActtcgatttcaatttttatagatCGAACGATGTTGTCATTGTTCTCGCTACTCGCTCcagaattttaaaacactttctgatttattttcaatgaaaaacgattgaatctgcgcttccatttattttttagcTTTATCTGTTTTGATATTTCTCaggaaattagtttttttcttggCAACGCTCTCCTTctccatttcttttttattgtattgtttcaagtttttttctttgtattttttgtgcttatttttgtaattcaagCTTAATCTATAGGGTAACCTGTCGAAAGTGCGATGATCTGTTTtatactgttttttgttttttattcggTTGTTGTAGGTTTGTGTATTAGGTTGTTTTTGTTCTAAATTTGTGTCAAATATGTTGGAACGCTAACAGTACTTTTCTATTTTAATGTTTGCTAAGGGTTGATTGAAACAAGTAGCGGAGCTGTTTTGCAACTGATTTGTTTTAGTAAAAGGCCGTGAACTGAAACGTTCTCGAACGACTACAAACATGTGTGTGTGTGACACGCCTATTGGCAGTCACTTGTCGAGTTAAGAGAGAGGATTTGGAAGAAACATTATTCTGTAATAACTTTCAACTGTTTCTGTTCAGCAATTAGAGTCGAAAGGGGAAAAATGCTAAACGTGCGTGAGTTATTCCACTACTAATCCTACGGTTTAAATTCTATTGATATTTCTTAAAGATCAGTCCACAAACGGAAAAAGTctaacacaaacacaaacatattgaagttttgtttcagagtgtgtgtgtgttttgcATTCGCGTTGCCAAGCAACGCGCACCAAAGCCGACCGGTCGTCGTCGAGGTCGGTTAAACCAAATTTGAGTTGTTTAAGTTGGCAGCACAGCTTTCAGCTGCTGATGACGAAGTCAACTAGCATCATGAAAGAGTGACCCGATAAGCATGGTTGAAAGCTATCCAGCTTCAACGCTTCAACCCAGAATCTTTTTGATGTAGTTTCCATGGTTGTTGTGCACCTCTGGTTTGGTTAGCGATCGGTGTCGATTCGGTTTGTAGGGTTGGTAGTTTTCGATGTTGGAGAAACTATTGTGCAGCtcctggtggtgttcgtgtTCTTCCTCGTCGGAGCTGGAGGATAGCTCATGGTCGGTATTTTCCGGATCGTGTTCCTCGTGATGCAGCTCGAAGTGCTGCTGGATCACCGGGGTTGGAGAGGGTTGGGTTTTTTTGGAGGCCGTAGTAGTTGGAATGGTGGTGGTCGTCGTTGTTGTTGGGAGATGAGTTGTACTAGGAGGAGCTAAAGTTGTAGTGGTTGTTGAAGATGTGAGTTCAGTCGTTGAAGCGACCACTACGGTAGATGTTTCTATTGCCGGTGTGTTGGTGGATGTTGCGACGGGTTGCTCCGGAGTTGTCAAATTCTGTACTGAAGATGTTGACGGAGTGTCTTCAATGGATAGACTAGTTTGTTCTGCAATAAACGGCCTGGTTGTAATACTGAGGGTGCCGATTTTGGAGGTTATATCTTTGTCGTCGAAGGTTATTTCGACTATTTGATGAGCTGTTGTTGATTCGGGTTCCATCGTCGAAGCAACAACTTCCGTAGTTGACTCCTTGTCATTTATATCTAACAGTGGGATGTCATTGTGATCCGTAACATGTTCAACGGTCACTGAACTCACTCCTTCTGTCGTCGAGACTTCTGAAATCACGCTGGGAGTTTCTGAAGCTTCCGTAACAAGTTCAGTGGTCGAAGAAACAACTTCAGAGTGAGGTTTGGTGGCTATGAATCGTGCCTTGACCATCAACATCGGTGGAATGAAATGATCACCGGTCGAGGAGACTTCTTTCTTCGGAGTTGTCGGTAGAATGTGGCTCGATGTTGTGCTACTGGTGGCCGATTCGGTTGTTGTACTCGGTTCGATAGTTGTCGACTGTTCGGTTGTCGAACTTGAAGTCACTACTTCGCTATCGGTAGCTCTTCTCAATCGAGAATCTTCCGTAGTACTCTCGGAAGTGCTGACCTCACCGAGCGTTGACATCATTCCTTCCGTGGATCCACCTGCCGTAGCATTCTCATCGGAATCTCCCTCTGTTGGCTTAACCGCTTGTTGCACAATATCTATAGGTTGCGTTTCCGTTTCATCAGGCTGATCTCCCTGCATCAACTCATCATCCTCATCCTGTTTGCTACcctttttgccgaatttttccttcttttcaTATAGCGGTGAATACTTCTTTCCTCCCAACGCTTTCTTACTCTCCTTCTCCGCTTCTCCCATCTCTTCGCTATGCAAACCCTGCTCACTTTGGATCAGATCCGCCAAATTAAACTTATTGATCACATTCTTAACCGTGTCCTCGATCTGATTCGGATTAACGTCAATGTTATTGTCCTCATCGTTGCTCGAAACAACCGTCAAAATATCGTGTTCCAGAATTTGCGACGGCATCACCTGCTGCGGCTGCTGAGGCTTTCTCGTTACCAAGCTCGACGATCCTTCGACCGGAAGTTGATTGTTCTCGGTTGCGACTGTTTGAGCCCCCAGAGGATCCTGCTCCTCATCGCTGCACTGCAGCTGCTGCATGATGGCATCTCGCTCCAACTTGCCCTGGCAGGACATGTGCCGAGTTCCCTGCTCTCCGCAATCTCGGGACAGTTGCACCGCTCCACTGTCCGACAAGTATTGGACCGTCAGCGACGGAAGCGAGGTGATGGTACAATCGGCAGCCCAGTTGGGAACTGTAGAAgtgtaaaatcaatcattagtCTTAGGGGAATTTTAAGTTTCTAAGCTTGGAAACATACCTGGTAGTTCGCAGAGGAAGGCGGCCGTTTCGGGACCGCCACAGCGCAGCGCATGCCAACGGAAGTCTCGAACCGGATCCAGAACCGCGCACAGCGGTGTTTCCATGGCCGGGAGGGCTTCAGCCCAGTAGCCGTTGGTCGGGTCCAGCGATTTTGCGTTTCTGCGAAAGGAAAGAAAAGAGCAATGTTGAATCACCGACTTTTAGCACCAGCATCTTCGTATTGAAAATATCGATCGAGACACTGAACAAGCAGCTATGACGAGGCTTCAAGTCCTGAAACAAGTTGAGCCCGACTGACTTTCAGTATGTGCTACACGACTAACTCTCACCCAGAACACAAACACGCAAAACCCAAAACTTGTAGCCATTACAATTATTTACTATCATACAACATTTTTAAACTGAATATACTGAGAAAACCGCCGATTCATTGCTTTCTCCACGAATGGGGAAGTTATCTATAGTAAAAGCAGGCACTTTTTAACGCCTTTGTGTAGGCAATTCAAGGATTCCAAACTTGTGAAATCCGGGAATGAACATCAAATtgagattcaaaaatttaacaacaacTACAAAATCAGATCGTTCCTTCAAGTATTTTCAAAAGgtagatttttcactttttattattaaaaaaataatacaatttgttttgtgcTCATTTTTCTACGTGACCTTCGCAAATATGAAAGCTTCTAGCTGCTGTGTATCATTTGCGACATTGAATTGCAGCCTTGCAGGCGCCGTAAATAAAGTTTCCCATCCATCCATCCTGGAATCAACGGTATTTTGGCCTGAACCAAGAATGACAACGACACGTTTCGACACATGCTTTCATAAAACGCGAGCGACTGCCGACGTCGCGGACAAAAATGACGACGAAAGAGAAAGTTTCCGTGCccataaaataaacttttcgcATCGGTTCATTTGAGAGACTCCCTGTTATGTTTATGCCAATATGAATTACAAGGACGACGAAGGAGGGTAGGTTTGTGTGACGGTATTTTTTCGTCTCGGTTTGGTTTGGTATCACAATTTTTACGTGTGGAGCTTTACACCAAAGTTAAACAATTACATCAAGCCAAGCGAGTCGGTTCCTGGCTACCAGCTTATGCAGGTGTGTTAATCTCTCTAGCGAGAATTCACTTAACGGGAAAAAATTGCATTATCGGAGATCAAGGATGTTGGAGCAAGTACTCGGGATAACTTTCGTTCGCTTAATTTTACGGGGATTATGGAGTTTGAGTGGATGATTTCGGGAAGTTGGTCCAGTTACTCTGACATTTGTTCTTAAGCTTTGAATTAAATAAGTGAATGCTAAAACACCTTAAACTGTTCTAAGCTAATATTACGAATTTCTATAGCAATGACAATAATCAGTGTgaggttttttgataaattgttgtcttattttttgattgattttctaaTATTCTAAGAAAACACCTGAACTTTTACTATCGGAACGAAGTTCAAGATCTTTCATAAAGTTGAACAATAGTCATGAGAATAATCAACATAACTTTGATATTCAATTGAGATCAAATATACCACAGGATAAGTATTTTTCACAGCGACTCTTATATCTTTACGAATTAATCAGTTATTTCGAAACACTCTTCGATCCGGATagcaaaaaaaacgaatctCTCGGTCGACCAggaaaaaattgacgaaatccTCCGGACTATCCTCAACTTCCTTTCTCCTGTTGTCCATCAAAACACCAAACGCAAACCGGATGTGGATTCTTCGTTTCATTTTTCGTTTGCAAACGAATTTTTCTCGTTGCGGAAATCACAGCTTGGCACCTTGGCAATTTTTTCTAGGAATTTCGTCACAGATGAGGATGATACGAACGACGGCACCGGCAGGATTTGGGCCCGGTGCCATATCGTCGTTCGGCCATCATCGTCCCAtcaggacgacgacgacgaagacgacggtGCTTATTGAATTTCGACAATCTCTCTCTTCTTTAGGGTGGTCAGCAGTCTGAAATAGATTGTTTTTtagtttagatttttgtaatgaaatgaaatacaaagaatttttcaacttgaaaaaaaaaatcaaaatccaatTTAAATAAACCGTTAATTAAATtcatgattgaaattttgtttggataaaaaaattgtcagaGTGCGATTTCTGCTTGTTATTAACAGCCATATTGAATTGAGATTTCTGATAGTTAGGATTAAAACTCATATTGAGACTTCTGCTTACACTAAGCAATCAAAAATAATTGAGTTTCATGCTTTTTGCGATGTAGAATGGTCAAAATTCTTATGGTCAAAAAACTAGAGGAGAACTGAAACTTCTCCTAATTAAGATGTGAGATCAGATTGAGACTGCTGCTTATGCTAAAAATAACAGCGAATCTAGGTTTTTGCTAGTGGGGATGTGAAAGcagattgaaatttttgcttATGCCAGCAAAGACCTCGGCTAATTCAAATGGTCAATCAGTTTGAGATTTCTTCTCAGTATTCATAAGGAACCGAGAGTCGGACTGGGATGTTAAACTACCTATTAGCAAAAGTCTCAATCTGCTTTCACATCCCGATAAGCAAAAGCCTcgattcgttattttttttaatataagcagaagtctcaatctgaTTTCATCCCAAAAATCACGAAactaaattcaatttgattgttTATTATAAATACATAGAAGTCTCAATAGTATTGAGACTTATGTTAAAATGGGTGGAAATttagacataaaattttcattcaaatcaaattGAGACTTCTGTCAATTTGAATGTGAAATGAGATAAAAACTTCTGTTTATAGTTAACTGTCATATCGAATTGAGATTTCTGCTTATTGGGTTGTGAGAtcagattgagacttctgcttatGGATAGCAATCACAGCGacttttggcaatttttatgCGGAACCAAAATTAGACTTCTGCTAACGGATAACAGGTATACTATATATAACAGTATAGATATACATACAGGTAGGACTTCTACTAATTGGAGACTGATGCTGACGGGGAAAGTTGAAGCCAATTGAGATTTTTACCTATGGTTgtgagtttaaatatttttaaaattttcactgatCTGGAAGctgaaaatgtaataaaatctGCTTACAGTTCTCAGGCCGATGACagagtgagtgcgatgcgatgcgaattggcgaacgtggccaatgcgaactcgagcggcggaacaaattcacatctgcttcgccgcgttgagtatgtctggtttaagcgattcacatacattttcatcaaatgtggttcgccgcattgaatcgcattcgccggttcGCATCGCACCGCATTCACTATGTAATCGGCCTCACTTACAGAACATTGAGACCCTGGTTCACCCTcctttttaaaactcaaaattaagtttgaccgaGTTTGAAAACATAGTTCGATCCTattaacttaaagttaagttccCGTTAACTTTGACTAAAACTAATCCCATTTGTCCTTCGGCGGAGGAGCAAAACTGAGATCGAtctaatgaactaaaaattggaCCCTCTTTGTGAATGTTGAACTGAAAGCACTtagcgagttcggctgccgaactgcATTTTGAGTAGCTACGAATAAAGGCATGAAGAAAGTTCTAATTGCAGTTCGGCTGTCGAACTTAGGTTTTAGTATGccagtcagaacttagtttttacGAATTGCCaagtcgaactcaaagttgagggctgcaactgaagtgctgttttgaaccaaaacaacttaatttcaagtttaaaaaaaggagcgtgatGATTTTGATTACAAGTACATTAAGGCATCTGCTCATAGTTAACAACCAACTCGTGGttgaaataatcaaaaagaTCTTCTATTTTAGAAAagtgaattatgaaaattggattgagacttctgctacAGATTACAAGGCACAATAGATTGAGCCTTCCACTGTTTAACAAAATGGAAGCTTATAGAAATAACTATTTACAGATGTTTACAGACATAAACTTCTACTCGTCTAGAAATCAGAAACGGCTTGAGACTACCGCTCTACGTCGATTAgtgaattgaaacttttttttgtcatttacaacAGATTGAGACTTATGTTCGTTTGGGAaaccaaaattgttgaaaacgcataTTTCAGTTAAGGAATAGAGTTGATTCTTTATTCACTAGTTCAGTAAGATCCTTACATAGCTACAGTCTATACTAGCGATTGCTAGCTCCTCCAGCGATCGTCATAACGCGAATTGCCCAATCGTgggtttcaacaaaaataaatttggacTTCGGCAAACGGTGAATGTTTAAAGTATTAATTCTGctgaaaagttcatttaaaagaaaacggAAAATATTCGACTtcaagattttggaaaaaacgaTTTATGGTAGAGGAATTAATACCTTCGGCCTGAAGACATTTTTAACAGATCATTGTCTGTAGACTTTTAGGATCTTGACTTCGGACTTCAAGAGGCCGCAAGAGCTGGAGACCTTCaacaaaaattatccattacaagattcggaactcttggagaaatcgacggacaaaatccaaaagcgccaccatcaaatgctgcggcagaaatgcaactattcagTAAAACacgccaagaaaaaaaaaaaatttatattacacgGTCGGAAATAACTAGCATTTTGAAGGTTCATTTGCACTACAAACACATTGAGATCTTTCTCTACGTGGTCTTGGCTCTTcaaaattagcacggtttttcggtatcagagtcgtcattcgctattcaaagcttttttttacttgggggccgttcagataccacgtggatagAAAAATGCGATTTTAGACCCCCTACTTCCTCtgcgtggacaagcgtggacgtTTGGCAAACCCTAAACCCGTCCTCGGATGTACACGTGGacaggtttgaattttttttctaaatctcatTTGACTgttagaaaacactactttctgcttttttgttatagaaatggctggtttaaaaaaaaaggcgaaatagcatTTCctgatatgaaataattttaaaattttaaatttcttaattatgttatttatcactttttttcaagtggctactagatgtttaaacttaaactggaaaactttgcaattttaagattttttcttcatctgaatgaataaaactaaattaaattaagaccTTGGTAAAACAATCTGTATTATATATCATGTTATAACATAAATCAAGAtcccaatcaaaataaatacttgGCCAAGTCATCAAAACCCTTAATCGCGATATCCTCAGCACTGTTTCGTGGAATTTGGAATCGAGGATCAGGCTCAACCAGATATGCAATACAAATAAGTTATCTGTTTAAAttgaagattattatttttaattgaggaATCTGAATGCGCAAAAACGAGTCAGGTTCTCAATTAAATTGAGTCAGCGCCATAGCATTTCTCCAAAAATTGGCGAAAGTATGTCAGAgtacatttttcaaatgcattccaaatttgaacaaaagcatattagagtgcatttgaaccccccggaacgaggggtacaagtgaaaaattcaattatcgagaaatgttgaccttttctgtcaGTAGATGGTGTTAAGGTTTGTTAAAAGATCGTCCGTTGGTgtttatatgaaatattttaagagctaggtatcttggaatatattatttttgccTTCAACCTAAAAACTTTAGGCTTCAAGAAGTTTTGCCCGAAATCCCGAAGACTTTTAGACCGGAAGTTAGCCTTAAGAGCTTCGACTGGAAGACTTTTGGTCTCGAAATCTTTGCACTGATCAGCTAATGCTAGAAGACCTTAGGTCTCAGGAACTTTGACCTTTCCTTATTCCGTTATTGGCTTAAAAGCATTTGGCTTTAATACTTTTGGCCAAACGACCTTTTTAAGAAGACCTTCGACTTGGGATTTTTGGCCTCCAGATCATTGGCTTAAGAGCCTTTGATCTAAAGGCCGGTGACTAACAAGCGTAAGGCCTCGAAATCTTTAGTATGAAGATATGAGGGCTCAACCCCTGTGGCTTGAAAACATTTGGCATCAAGGCTTCGGCTTAGAGACCTATTGCCTCACGATTTTAAGCTTTAAAGTGTTTGACCAGAAGACTTTCGGCTTGAAGATCTCAAAATACAGtttcgtttaaaaaagaatgaaatactGTGAAGCAGCGCTCTTTCTTCCTACTTTTACAAGCTTCCATTTCTCTCTCGATTGATATTTTTGCATGAAATTTTGTCACTATCTATTTAAACTATCAAATTAACGTTTACAAAATTTGGAGATTGTACAATGACTGGAAAAATAGATACAGCTATCCCCGTGAAAAGGCAAATTTGAGATTACTTCAATCAAttcgctgtatctttgacaggtttgattggaaaaaacttcaaattttgtcaaaaaaggcaaaaatgtttaatctCGAAGAAACAGCGAATTAAGTTAAGcaattaatatcaaatttccTTTGTTATGAGAATAGCTGTATctatttttcagtcattttacaGTCTTCAAATTATGTGAAGCTTTAGTTTGATAGAAGAACTAggttctgtgaaaaaaaatcaactaagaGAGAACAC is a window encoding:
- the LOC129758092 gene encoding uncharacterized protein LOC129758092, with the protein product MAPGPNPAGAVVRIILICDEIPRKNCQGAKLNAKSLDPTNGYWAEALPAMETPLCAVLDPVRDFRWHALRCGGPETAAFLCELPVPNWAADCTITSLPSLTVQYLSDSGAVQLSRDCGEQGTRHMSCQGKLERDAIMQQLQCSDEEQDPLGAQTVATENNQLPVEGSSSLVTRKPQQPQQVMPSQILEHDILTVVSSNDEDNNIDVNPNQIEDTVKNVINKFNLADLIQSEQGLHSEEMGEAEKESKKALGGKKYSPLYEKKEKFGKKGSKQDEDDELMQGDQPDETETQPIDIVQQAVKPTEGDSDENATAGGSTEGMMSTLGEVSTSESTTEDSRLRRATDSEVVTSSSTTEQSTTIEPSTTTESATSSTTSSHILPTTPKKEVSSTGDHFIPPMLMVKARFIATKPHSEVVSSTTELVTEASETPSVISEVSTTEGVSSVTVEHVTDHNDIPLLDINDKESTTEVVASTMEPESTTAHQIVEITFDDKDITSKIGTLSITTRPFIAEQTSLSIEDTPSTSSVQNLTTPEQPVATSTNTPAIETSTVVVASTTELTSSTTTTTLAPPSTTHLPTTTTTTTIPTTTASKKTQPSPTPVIQQHFELHHEEHDPENTDHELSSSSDEEEHEHHQELHNSFSNIENYQPYKPNRHRSLTKPEVHNNHGNYIKKILG